TCATACTCCTAGCTCAAAAATTATGGGGAAACAAGTTTGCATGAACGACAGTATTAGTTTATCTATGAATGCAGTAATTTGATTGGGTAATGGTTTGTGGAAGGGTGGAATACGAGCAAAACTAAATCATGTTTCCTGCTACCTAGAGTCCGGGTGATGAAATATGTTCTGAATGTTCTGTGAAGCAGTGCATAAAGGAACTTACGAGTATGAAATCATTTTTATGCAGTGCAATGCTAGCAAATGCAGATGAGAACGGCGAGGCGCATATCATGTTGTGCCGTGTTCTGTTGGGCCGGCCAGAGGCCATCCCGGCCGGGTCCTCCAAGCTCCACCCCAGCAGTGACAATTACGACAGTGCCATCGACAACATGCAGAATCCACAGTGGTATGTTGTTTGGGGCAAGGACATGAACATGAGGATCCTCCCAGAGTACGTCGTCAGCTTCAAGTGTCCCAACCTCCATCAGATGCAAGGTTAGTGAGTGCTCTGTCTGAATTGGTGTTGTAATTGTTCCGAGATGTGCCTGGATCTCATGTTATTATTCATTGAAATTTTGGGTTTCAGGATCATCGGGAGCGAACTCCACGCTAAAGAAGCCTTCACCGGTGGCTCATGACATGTTTCCGACGCTTCTAGCAGAGATCCAGTGGTTCATGCCATCTTCCAAGCTGCAGACATTGCAGGGGACCTACAATTGCTTCAAGGTAAATTGGTGGGGGTGCTTATTAGTATAGGGTGTGCCAATATAATAGCAATTACGGAAAGAAATCTAGAGAATTGGTCTCTGGCAGGGGGACTCTTGAGAATGGAAAACGGGGGAAGGGAGATGAGTTTGGGTgtctttttttatatatagaaaAAGAGAGTGTGTTTTATCTGTAAGTGAAGTGTGTACGTGAAGTGCTTTTTATTGGCTAAGCCTAAatgatgaaaaaaaataaaaagaatctTCCCAACCAAGCAACAAACTCTATTGATAAAAATCAACATAGTAAAAATAGTTAAAAAAATGTACATAGTTATATATTTATTCACACTTTCTAAAAACTGGTCAAATTTTCCTTAAAAACCAAAATAAAAAGTATTCACAATATTTAAAAAACATTCAAATAATGTTCTCCCTAAAAAAAATCGAGTTTTAATAAAACATTCACTTTTAAAAACAAAGAAATATTCATGTTTTtcagaaaaaagtaaaaaataaaaattgattCACAAACTATTCCAAACTAATCTTCCATCAGATAAAGAACGCTAAGAGGGCTTTTTAACGTGCAAACTTCAGACTCTGAAAATAATAATTAATGCAACTTTATTACAAATGTTAAACTATAGTGCATAATATCACATGGATAAGGATGTATATAGATGGATTTTAAAGTGAGATTCACCCATTTCCACCgtttgtagtccatattgaaaaaTCTTCTAAGACTTTATTTAGAAACGGATGGGGTACTTTGTTTGTAGTCTTTGTACAACCTGCTTCGTTCAGAAGAATGTTCTATCAAAGCAACCATGTCTGATATGTTCACATGAATTCTTTCATGTGGCCGTCCCTCACATTCCTTTGCTTTCAACTATTCCAGCCAGCTGCAATGAAGTCCTCCATAGAGAAGGGTTTGCAGAAAATGATCTTGGCATCCCAGATAAGCAGGTCGGGGTCAAAGCCGGTGCCCAGGGGATTTCAATGGATCACCAACACGAGAAACTGAAATGGCAGGACCAGAAAAGATGGTCCCAGATCTCACTGCAGCCAGATGTGCAAGAACACATCAATGATCATCTGTGAGACTGTGACACTGGAATTTCGTTGATGGAGCATTACCTCTGCTATTTAGCTTCTAGAGTACAATGACTTGTATGTCCAACTATAACAGCTAGCAGCATGGTTTATCCCCTTCTGGTTGTACAATTTCTCTAGAGTGATGGCATAGGAAGAGCATGTGTATATGTTGAGGTTAGTCTTCTGATACTAATGCTCTAGATGTTCTTTGTAAACTAATGCTGCAAGTGTTTGTTTGGGACAAGACAAATAGTGTCTCAATTTTTACGAAAATGTGAATTAACTTTTATTAAAAATAAGAAAATTACCAAAATTAACCTAATTATCGATGTTTATTTAAATTGGACATAAAAATGATGCACAATGGCACATGAAGCAGATTGTGCCCTTTTtttgcccggtgcaacgcacgggcatttgtactagtctttatctttacctactaataaagcaaatagtgcttctggtcgtccgtcatagaAATTGCCCTCGAATTTGGCATAAATTACCCGCCATGCCATCCATAAGTAACATGATTCGGATTTATTTCAAAATCACCGCGGGTTTATTTCTTACAAGGCGATACACTTATATTACACAATCCTCCGGTAGCGCAATGGCCATGGCGTCGGCCTACCACGCAGGAGACCAGCGTTCGATCCCTGGTTCCTACACCTTTTTGCCACGCAGGTCTTCCACCCTCGCGCGCTAATAGGCCGGCCCATAATTGGCTGGGGGTGGGCCTGTTTACTattcttttttttgctttttatttccttatttctgtttttattttttcttatttaaattaattcaggaTTTTTTAAAGAATAAAATTCCGAAAAGCTGCGGGATTTATTGAGAAGTaataaaatattcatgatttcaaaataTTTTTTGCATATCATAGAAAAAATTCGGAATATCAAATAGATGTTCATGaaataaaaaaatcatgattttaaaaTAATAATCCAGTAGTCTGGAATTAGAAAAAAAATGTACAtggcgtgcctcctcctcctcgacgcgctaatgggccggcccatgtgcggcTGGTTGCGCCTGTTTTCTGTTTCGTTTTTTGCTTTTTACCTTTTtaattctgtttttgtttttcattCTTTACAATCATTCAGGATTTTCAAAAGAACCAAATTTCAAAAAGCTGCGAGATttattgagaaatcataaattgttcatgatttcaaagaAAAATCGCATATCATAAAAAAAATCACAATATCAACTAGATGTTCATgaaaaaaacatgatttttttttaaaatccaGTATTCAAAGTACATTCTGGAATTAGAAAAAAAatatacatgattttttttaaatgtttccAAAATTAAAACAGGCCCGTAAATGATGAACAAAACGAAACATCGCCTGCGTCGAAGTTTTAATAGGGGATCTATAGAGGTCaatttatgattttatttagtccctCGCATCGGGTAAAAAAAAGGTTTCCATGTTTCGTACGACGCTGAAGCCAAAAAATATTGACACAATTTTCTATGGGTTAGTTTTTGTAAACTATATAAAATGACTAAATGTCTATTTTGCCTCCATACACAGCTATGTTTATTCTGGTACCATGGTAATTGTTATGACAACCACCGCTACGCTAGGTCAAGATTATATACATCATTCATCAGTCTAGCTTAGGTAGGGTTCATCAATGCAGTTTACTCAGCCAAAACTAATTCGTTGTGGCGCCTTAGGAAATCAAATCATGGTCAAACCATCACTTTTTTTTGAAATGACTTTTCAAAAGTCTCTTATCTCATCATGACATCACTTAGACATAGTTTTTGAAATGACATTTTAAAAGCCCTTATCTCACCTTGGCATTTTAAAAGCCATTATCTACCACTCCCACATAGTTTGATAGtttttcctcccgttgcaacgcacggacatatttactagtaataataaagcacggattgactccgtgggttcaccgtcacaatacgcttttttctcatgtcataatacgcttttataatttgtatagacaaaatcgtaatataaatGAGGTGGTACTAATCTTATGTTGCACGATCGTTCAAAAAAATATTGTACGTTGACAGTGGCTGGCTTCTTCGCTCGATCCGTTTCCGGCACATCCTCGGCTGGGCCTGTCTAGCCCCATGGGCGGGCCTACGCCCACACACAAAAGACAGCCCATCAATCCTAACGCTGGTGCGGTGTGCTGCTCCTATACGGTGCAATCATCGTGTTGGATTAGTACCAGATTAGGCTAGCTTATGTGCTATATATACTACTATgtgtatttttttaaataaaaatactCTGACCTCTTCATCAAACGATGCATACAATCATATTTATTACATTATTCAACAGAGTAGTACAAGAATGAATTCATTAATTAACACCAAGCCATCGTCCGGGCGAACTACGTCACTACACCTATTAGCTTGATGATGTGCCCCGACCATGCATGAATGCACACCATCTAATCCGATAGTCTCACCAAGTCGCCCCACGGCAAGCCGAGATTACCAACCGGTCTAGCAGATCCACACCGTGCATTGGATGCGCACGCTCCAGATCCACCGCCGCCATTTTCCGTCGTCCCAACTTCTGGAGAGATTCATGCATTGACCTTGCCATGTACAACTAcctcgacgccaccatgacgctagACATCGCCTCACCCTGAGCGCGTCCACCAACATATGTCCAACGTTGAGACCCCGCTGTGCCACACCACCAAGATCCACCGTCGTTGCTGCGGTAGATGCCACACCACACCAACTCTGGCATCGGGAACCATCCGTGCTCACCGCGCACACCCTCCATCTAATGCCCAAGATGGAACCTCCAAGAAGGTGATGacgccatggcgccgccgccgctcATTCATGGGGAACTAGGGAGTAGTGAGGATCGGAGTTTACCTCATCGTTGccaccaagaaagggaataacccCCAGAGTGCCATCGACGATGTGGCCGCCGCTGTCGGCCAGAAGTTTCCCCTAGACAAGCTTCCACCCCGTCACCAACCAGGCCAACCACCAACACCTCCGAGCACGGACGCCGGAGATCTAGAGCAGCCGATGAAGAGAACCGCATGTTATGATAGTCCGCCACAGATCTGACGAGAGGGGCACCGGGAACCACCTCACGCCACGACCGTCGTCCACTAGGACCTTCTGCCCAAGCAGCCAAGGAAATCTGGCCGACCGATCCGACAAACGCCCACCACCGGCAGAAGGACACCGCCCTGCCATGTCCCATGTCGCCGACTGCCGAGTGAAGAGAAATGAACCTTGGCAGCACTGGCGTGGGCCGAGCTTTGCCTGGCCGCACCCTCTGGTGgcggcaagggagagggagagagagaattgTTGTTGAACTACTAGAATTTTTAtgacccgttgcaacgcacgggcatgtttgctagtctattccctaataataaagcacggattgactccgtgggttcaccatcacaatacgcttctccccatgaatttacgctttcagttttttcacctatattattttctacatccgaggtggtactatttcATCCAAAAACGTTTAATTCCAGAATTTTATCCGTTCACGTGTGGGCCGCTTGCCCTGTCTGCTTCGCTATCGCTGGCCCGACTCCCTCGCTATCATCGGCCCGTGTTGTAAAAAAACGTTTCGCTGTTTACTCCTCTCACCCATCTCCTTCTTTGACCCACACACGAACAAGCTAGGGTTGGAGCCGCCGCCCCTCCGGCCTGCCCGCCGGAGCTCCGTCCGCCACTCTTCTCCATCTTCTCCCCCACCTCTACTCCCCCAGGCCCAACTATGGTGGATGACATGCCCGCCGGCGCTCCATACTCCCCTCTTCTCCATCTTGCCCCTCGCCATCTCCCTCCTCACTCCCTGTTCCGCCCCCACCCCTACTGCTGCAGGCTCAACCATGGTGGTCAACATGGGGATGTGAGCGTGCACAGGCAGCGTTGGTGGACAAGAGATGCGTAGAGGATCTCAAGTGCTGCAGACGCTGGCGAGGTGAGTGATGATGCTTCTTCCTATTGGCTATAGAGGCAGATTTAGGGTCAGGTTTGATTTGTTTGTGTTCCGGTAATTGTTGAAGGTGAGAATGATATTACACTGTTGATGGAGCGCAAGTAGCACAAGTTAATCATGTGCATTGCCCATTATTGAATATCAGGTTCAATGTTCTTGATTTCTTATTTGAGCTGTTACTCATTACTTTTTTAATCAGGTACAATAGTCAATGCATCGCTACTTCCATGTATACAATGGAAATAATTGTGTAGACATATGCATTCTTCCAAATTGCAGTTTACATGGGGTAAACGATTATGTTGGTCTCTATGCTGCAGATATTCCAAAATAAAGGAGGCGGCTAGAGGAAGCATTGGAGGCCAAGTTCAGCAGCAACGGTCAGCTGTCGTCCGTGGCCGGATGACGACATCTGTAAAGGAATGAGGGTGGTCGGAGACCGACAACAGGGGGCTACTAAACTAGGCAAGCTACCATCACTCCATTATCCCCGGAGATCGTTTGGTGATGTCTGTTGCATCACATTATGGACTGGAGGCGCGGACTGCCCCGCGCAAGTAGGTTATGTGCTTGAGATGACTGAATGTCCGATAATACCATAAACCTTCAGCGAGCAGTGGCTCCAAACTCCATCCCCTGATCTCAAGATAGCTCTATTAAATCTCTTGATGGTATAACAGGGCATTGGCAGGAATTCTTGATGATTGAGGAAATTATGGCAGGCATTCTTGATGGTATATTAAATCTTGGTTTGATGGGTACTTTTGTGAAGAAACTATTGAGTCCCAGGTATTGTGATTCTTGCAACTCTTATCTTTTTCATGTTCTGCGTCTCACTGAATCTAAATTCTTTTTGGGAATACGCAGGAGACCTACACGCCCATATATTAAGAAAGACAGAAAGAACAAGTTTTTATGACTGAATCTAATGCATGGTTAAGCATTTTGTTTTCCATTACATCTGATCCGATTCCAATGCTTGCTTAGTTGTTAGGACAAATGAATCCAGATGGTTGTAATGAGTAATAAGATGAGCAAGGTGCGGGGGCAGTGTTGTGGCTAGAGTATTTTAGAGTCCACATTATTGCTGCTACCTCTACTCTCCTCTGCCATTTGGTAACTAATGACAACGCAGCAGCTGCGTGGTTCACGGTTTAGGGAATCTCGATTGCAAGTGCCTATACGATGTTCTTCTGCCCATCTAAATTCCACATGTTATGTGAGTGGTACAGCCGCATGAATTCGCAATATGTATTTCGGCCTGGTTCAAAGGAGCAGTCTGGCAATATGAGCATTTGTACAAACTATCTAGGACATCAAGTTCACTTGGGTCCGCTTATTTACCTACAAACTACAGATGAGACCCACTAGATCAATTAGTGCCATCTCCAGATTTCTATCATCATGTTGCTTCGTTTATCTGCATAAGTTCCACTTGGAGTTGCATGCATTAAACATAGTGTTTTTTTAGTGGGCATCAGACTTGGTTCAGATGGCTTTTGTTGTGAAAGAAGAGTTTGGTTCACATGTGGCTTTTGTTTTGAAAGAAAAGTTATCTTTCTAAAGATCTGTACTCTGAATCCTACATCTTTTGTCATATTTTTTAGGCCTGATGAGTATTACACGGCATGAGAAATTCAAGAATTGAATGAGAAGAGTGAAGACGACTAGCAGGTTGGGTTCTCTAAGGAATGCCCATACGAACTCGCTATGGCGAGGATGACTCAATGAATGGACATGTCGATCATGCTCAGCCAGTTGCGCAGTTAGAAGTTGGAATCGAACCCGAAAAGTTTGTGGAGTCCGTGCTGACAACCCTACCACCTGGGAGGTAGGAACTACCTTTTCTCCCTATTTTGATATGCAAGATTGAATATTAAGGCATTATTTGAAATCTATTTACCGAGGCAGAGACATGAGAAGAACTATTTTTTCTCCTGTTGCAACACACTGGCCGAAGGTTACAAGTGTGCAAACCCGTATTGTTGTTTATAAAGATGGAATTTATTAGTCGTTTTTGGCTATCGAATTGGTGATGCAATCCGTCCCCACATCTGTGTCTTCACCACTTCGTCCTCCCGCACAATCAGCAGAACAGAGCAGCTGCAGCGATTTGGCCATTCATCTCTTCGAGTGATTCAAACCTAGGAAGCCTGCTACTTGCGCAGGCAACATGGTAAGAAGTTTCGGTTTTCTCACTAATGCACCTCAATTGGTAAGGATAGATGAATGTCAGTTTGCTTTATGTTGGTTTTCTAATTTCTACATATTCCTTTCTTACAGACTCTTCCTTCAAGGAAATCTAATTATCTAGGTATATGGAAAGGAGGCAAATTATGTAACTATTTGGGCGTATTCATGCTCTGCTATGCAGATTGAGGAGAAAGAGTTATTTTATTGTGATGATGATTAATTTTTTCATCTTGTGATCTTCTTTGCTCAAGTCAGCCTACATATGTTATCTGTTTGTGTCCCGGAGCGCGGCTGCGGCGAGGGGCTGCACGGCGTGGAAGTTGGGGAGGAGGAGCGCCACGGCGAGGGTGGAGGCGAGCACGATGAGCGGCAGTTAGAGCCCGCCGTGGCGCGCCAGGGGGAGGGTGAcgtctgtgacgccctcgattcaatcgtacactaatcatacacgcaaatgtgtacgatcaagatcaaggactcacgggaagatatcacaacacaactctagacacaaaataaaataatacaagctttatattacaagccaggggcctcgggggctcgaatacataagctcgaaaacacaagagtcagcggaagcaacaatatctgaatacagacatgagttagacaagttttccttaagaaggctagcacaaaagtagcaacgatcgaaaaggcaaggcctcctgcctgggagcctcctaactactcctggtcgtcggcggtcttcacgtagtagtaggcatcgacggtggcatctggctcctgggctccgacatctggttgcatcaaccggaaagaagaagaaagggggaaacagggaagcaaagcaaccgtgagtactcatccaaagtactcgcaagcaaggatctacactacatatgcaacattatcaaaggaaggatatatatgtggactgggctgcagaaatgccagaatagagagaaggcctagtcctatcgaagagtagcatcttttggaaaccaccatcttgcaacaACCGGAgagagtagagtagcataaagtaaagtagtagaagtgttatcaacctcggccggagatcctttctcgactccctgcgagacaggcatcccagagccatactatccggttatcatcacaatcaaatcctcatcaccatccagttctcatcacaagtatccagttctagttgtatcgatcgggatacaactccaagtgtccgttaccgtaggacaggctatcgatagatgttttcttccctgc
The window above is part of the Triticum aestivum cultivar Chinese Spring chromosome 2A, IWGSC CS RefSeq v2.1, whole genome shotgun sequence genome. Proteins encoded here:
- the LOC123185110 gene encoding probable inactive poly [ADP-ribose] polymerase SRO2 — protein: ESSDKMQGQLLAAARGADGGNAKFAWYGAPSVDVAAAAVEYGFGRMNNRVLFHRAHGDDVHLSPPRSPYASAMLANADENGEAHIMLCRVLLGRPEAIPAGSSKLHPSSDNYDSAIDNMQNPQWYVVWGKDMNMRILPEYVVSFKCPNLHQMQGSSGANSTLKKPSPVAHDMFPTLLAEIQWFMPSSKLQTLQGTYNCFKPAAMKSSIEKGLQKMILASQISRSGSKPVPRGFQWITNTRN